A single Streptomyces sp. 2114.4 DNA region contains:
- a CDS encoding protein phosphatase 2C domain-containing protein, whose protein sequence is MRIELATEPGDPQRPNEDYASVALPAAGQGGALVLLDGVTPPEEDYGCRHTVPWFTAHLGGAMLELSVSHRDMTLAEVLSSAISRTADTHRATCDLSHARTPQATVIAARWSGDTVEYLVLSDSVLLLERADGSVQPVLDPRLDELPPAVQDRRAAVRALPRGSAERAAAGRKYARAVEALRNAEGGFFTAAADPAVAARAVSGSVPRSGLRSLTALSDGASRWTEVFHEGSWADCVALVAGQGPQSLIDRVRAAEAADPEGAAFPRGKARDDAAVIFVAP, encoded by the coding sequence ATGCGCATCGAACTCGCCACCGAGCCGGGCGACCCCCAACGCCCAAACGAGGACTACGCGTCGGTCGCCCTGCCGGCCGCCGGCCAGGGCGGAGCCCTCGTCCTCCTGGACGGGGTGACGCCCCCCGAGGAGGACTACGGATGCCGCCACACGGTGCCGTGGTTCACCGCGCACCTCGGGGGCGCAATGCTCGAACTGTCGGTTTCACACCGGGATATGACGCTCGCTGAGGTTCTCTCCTCAGCCATCTCCCGGACGGCCGATACGCATCGGGCGACCTGTGACCTTTCTCACGCCCGCACTCCACAGGCAACCGTGATCGCCGCGCGGTGGTCAGGGGACACCGTCGAATACCTCGTCCTGTCCGACTCGGTGCTGCTCCTGGAGCGGGCGGACGGCTCGGTGCAGCCGGTGCTCGACCCGCGGCTGGACGAGCTGCCGCCCGCGGTCCAAGACCGGCGCGCCGCCGTACGGGCACTGCCCCGCGGCTCGGCGGAACGGGCCGCTGCGGGCCGGAAGTACGCCCGCGCGGTCGAGGCGCTGCGCAACGCGGAGGGTGGCTTCTTCACCGCGGCCGCCGATCCGGCGGTGGCCGCCCGGGCGGTGTCCGGGAGCGTGCCGCGCTCCGGGCTGCGTTCGCTGACCGCGCTCAGCGACGGTGCGAGCCGCTGGACGGAGGTCTTCCACGAGGGCTCCTGGGCCGACTGCGTGGCGCTGGTGGCCGGGCAGGGCCCGCAGTCGCTGATCGACCGGGTCCGGGCGGCGGAGGCGGCGGACCCGGAGGGTGCGGCGTTTCCGCGCGGCAAGGCCCGGGATGACGCGGCGGTCATCTTTGTGGCGCCGTGA
- a CDS encoding lysozyme — MSVLRSGFPHRPARSLTTLAGVLLAVVSLLLGLPGTAGATATRRAPEPRHPGQDWAGSQIARHEGTAAGTAPPASPLASVEGVDVSSHNGSVAWSTLWNSGVRFAYVKATESTSYTNPSFAQQYNGSYNTGMIRGAYHFATPDTSSGAAQATYFVQHGGGWSRDGKTLPGALDMEYNPYGATCYGLSAAGLVNWMKDWFATYKARTGRDAVIYTSTGWWKQCTGNSAAFGAVNPLWIPRYGSSVGELPAGWGFHTIWQYTSSGTTVGDHNRFNGALDRLKALANG; from the coding sequence ATGTCCGTGCTCAGATCCGGCTTCCCCCACCGACCCGCACGTTCCCTCACGACCCTGGCCGGGGTCCTTCTCGCGGTCGTCTCCCTCCTCCTGGGACTGCCGGGCACCGCCGGCGCCACGGCCACCCGGCGCGCGCCGGAGCCACGCCACCCCGGCCAGGACTGGGCCGGCTCCCAGATCGCCCGGCACGAGGGCACCGCGGCCGGCACCGCACCGCCGGCGTCGCCGCTCGCGTCCGTAGAGGGCGTGGACGTCAGCAGCCACAACGGCAGTGTCGCCTGGTCGACGCTTTGGAACAGCGGCGTCCGCTTCGCCTACGTCAAGGCGACGGAGTCCACCAGCTACACCAACCCGTCCTTCGCGCAGCAGTACAACGGCTCCTACAACACCGGCATGATCCGGGGCGCGTACCACTTCGCCACACCCGACACCTCCAGCGGTGCCGCCCAGGCCACCTACTTCGTCCAGCACGGCGGCGGCTGGTCCAGGGACGGCAAGACGCTGCCCGGCGCGCTCGACATGGAGTACAACCCCTACGGCGCCACCTGTTACGGGCTGAGCGCGGCCGGCCTGGTGAACTGGATGAAGGACTGGTTCGCCACCTACAAGGCGCGTACCGGCCGGGACGCCGTCATCTACACCTCCACCGGCTGGTGGAAGCAGTGCACCGGCAACTCCGCCGCCTTCGGTGCCGTCAATCCGCTGTGGATACCGCGCTACGGCTCGTCGGTCGGCGAACTCCCGGCCGGCTGGGGCTTCCACACCATCTGGCAGTACACCTCGTCCGGCACGACGGTCGGGGACCACAACCGCTTCAACGGCGCGCTGGACCGTCTCAAGGCCCTCGCCAACGGCTGA
- a CDS encoding pentapeptide repeat-containing protein codes for MAAPSERGPVRRSPYRRSALTLSPDRRPSTDHEQPIPDTADLGLRSDCGSCFGLCCVALPFAASADFAIDKDAGRPCPNLQTDFRCGIHTDLRRRGFPGCTVFDCFGAGQKVSQVTFGGRDWRQAPETARQMFDVFPVMRQLHELLWYLTEALSRPAARPVHAALRAAREKTEGLTRAGAQELTAFDVPAHRGEVNALLLRTSELVRAGVPGRKKERRGADLLGARLKGASLRGANLRGACLIAADLKGADLRTADLIGADLRDADLSGADLTDALFLTQSQLNAAKGDAAAKLPRGLSRPVHW; via the coding sequence ATGGCGGCCCCTTCCGAGCGCGGCCCCGTGCGGCGCTCGCCGTACCGCAGGAGCGCACTCACCTTGTCCCCGGACCGCAGGCCATCGACCGACCACGAGCAACCGATTCCGGACACCGCAGACCTCGGCCTGCGGTCCGACTGCGGCAGCTGCTTCGGGCTCTGCTGTGTGGCGCTGCCGTTCGCGGCGTCGGCGGACTTCGCGATCGACAAGGACGCCGGCCGGCCCTGCCCGAACCTGCAGACGGACTTCCGCTGCGGCATCCACACCGACCTCCGCCGGCGCGGCTTTCCCGGCTGCACCGTCTTCGACTGCTTCGGTGCCGGACAGAAGGTCTCCCAGGTCACCTTCGGCGGACGGGACTGGCGGCAGGCTCCGGAGACCGCCCGGCAGATGTTCGACGTCTTCCCCGTCATGCGGCAGCTGCACGAACTCCTCTGGTACCTGACCGAGGCGCTGTCCCGGCCCGCGGCCCGTCCGGTGCACGCCGCGCTGCGGGCCGCGCGGGAGAAGACCGAAGGCCTCACCCGGGCCGGCGCCCAGGAGCTCACGGCGTTCGACGTGCCGGCCCACCGGGGCGAGGTCAATGCCCTGCTGCTGCGCACCAGCGAACTCGTACGGGCCGGGGTGCCGGGCCGCAAGAAGGAGCGGCGGGGGGCCGATCTCCTGGGGGCCCGCCTCAAGGGGGCGTCTCTCCGGGGCGCCAATCTCCGCGGCGCCTGCCTCATCGCCGCCGATCTCAAGGGCGCCGATCTGCGCACGGCGGACCTGATCGGCGCCGATCTGCGGGACGCCGACCTCAGCGGTGCCGATCTCACCGATGCCCTCTTCCTGACCCAGTCGCAGCTCAACGCAGCCAAGGGCGACGCGGCGGCCAAGCTGCCGCGGGGCCTGTCCCGCCCCGTCCACTGGTAG
- the lon gene encoding endopeptidase La, whose translation MASTSTPLTLPVLPLDDEVVLPGMVVPLDLSDADVRAAVEAAQAAATPGNKPRVLLVPRVDGTYAGIGTLGRIEQVGRLSDGDPGALIRGLGRVRIGSGTTGPGAALWVEGTTVEEAVPDPLPGAVTELVTEYKALATSWLRKRGAWQVVDRVQQIEDVPTLADNSGYSPFLTTEQKVHLLETTDPVARLKYATETLREHLAEQDVAESIAKDVQEGVDKQQREFLLRRQLEAVRKELAELNGDPEDEGDDYRARVEAADLPEDVRKAALKEVDKLERSSDQSPEGSWIRTWLDTVLELPWNERTEDAYDITGAREVLDADHFGLDDVKERITEYLAVRKRRSERGLGPVGGPSEGTPRGAAGQGGGGRRAGGAVLALVGPPGVGKTSLGESVARAMGRKFVRVALGGVRDEAEIRGHRRTYVGALPGRIVRAIKEAGSMNPVVLLDEIDKVGSDFRGDPAAALLEVLDPAQNHTFRDHYLEVELDLSDVVFLATANVLEAIPEPLLDRMELVRLDGYTEDEKVVIARDHLLPRQLERAGLETGEVTLEDDALRKLAGEYTREAGVRNLERAVARLLRKVTAQHELGERELPFTVGVDQLRPLIGRPHHTPEAAQDPAERRTAVPGVVTGLAVTGAGGDVLYVEASLADPETGASGLQLTGQLGDVMKESAHIALSFLRSHGAELELPVADLKERGVHLHVPAGAVPKDGPSAGVTMTTALASLLSGRRVRPDVAMTGEVSLTGRVLPIGGVKQKLLAAHRAGITTVIIPRRNEPDLDDVPAEILDSLEVHPVADVRQVLELALTPAANGAAPEMQVAA comes from the coding sequence ATGGCTTCGACGTCCACACCGCTCACTCTGCCCGTGCTGCCCCTCGATGACGAGGTCGTGCTCCCCGGCATGGTGGTGCCCCTGGACCTGTCCGACGCGGACGTACGGGCAGCGGTGGAGGCCGCGCAGGCCGCCGCCACCCCGGGTAACAAACCGCGGGTGCTGCTCGTTCCCCGCGTCGACGGGACCTACGCCGGTATCGGCACGCTCGGGCGGATCGAGCAGGTCGGGCGGCTGTCCGACGGCGACCCCGGCGCGCTGATCCGGGGCTTGGGCCGGGTACGGATCGGTTCCGGCACGACCGGGCCCGGGGCCGCGCTCTGGGTGGAGGGCACGACCGTCGAGGAGGCGGTCCCCGATCCCCTGCCCGGCGCGGTGACCGAACTCGTCACGGAGTACAAGGCGCTGGCCACCAGCTGGCTGCGCAAGCGCGGCGCCTGGCAGGTCGTCGACCGCGTCCAGCAGATCGAGGACGTCCCGACGCTGGCCGACAACTCCGGCTACTCGCCGTTCCTGACCACCGAACAGAAGGTCCACCTGCTGGAGACCACCGACCCGGTCGCCCGGCTGAAGTACGCCACCGAGACGCTGCGCGAGCACCTGGCCGAGCAGGACGTCGCCGAATCCATCGCCAAGGACGTCCAGGAAGGCGTCGACAAGCAGCAGCGGGAGTTCCTGCTGCGGCGGCAGCTGGAGGCGGTCCGCAAGGAACTCGCCGAGCTGAACGGCGATCCGGAGGACGAGGGCGACGACTACCGCGCCCGGGTCGAGGCCGCCGACCTGCCCGAGGACGTCCGCAAGGCCGCCCTCAAGGAGGTCGACAAGCTGGAGCGGTCCAGCGACCAGAGCCCCGAGGGCTCCTGGATCCGCACCTGGCTGGACACCGTCCTGGAACTGCCCTGGAACGAACGGACCGAGGACGCCTACGACATCACCGGCGCCAGGGAGGTGCTGGACGCCGACCACTTCGGCCTGGACGACGTCAAGGAGCGGATCACCGAATACCTGGCCGTCCGCAAGCGACGGTCCGAGCGCGGCCTCGGGCCGGTCGGCGGGCCGTCGGAGGGGACGCCGCGCGGCGCTGCGGGCCAGGGCGGCGGCGGGCGGCGGGCGGGCGGCGCCGTGCTGGCGCTCGTCGGGCCGCCCGGGGTCGGCAAGACCTCGCTCGGTGAGTCCGTCGCGCGGGCCATGGGCCGGAAGTTCGTCCGGGTCGCGCTCGGCGGCGTCCGGGACGAGGCGGAGATCCGCGGCCACCGCCGTACGTACGTCGGCGCGCTGCCCGGCCGGATCGTCCGCGCGATCAAGGAGGCCGGGTCGATGAACCCGGTGGTGCTGCTCGACGAGATCGACAAGGTGGGCTCCGACTTCCGGGGCGACCCGGCCGCCGCCCTCCTGGAGGTCCTGGACCCGGCGCAGAACCACACCTTCCGCGACCACTACCTGGAGGTGGAACTCGACCTCAGCGATGTGGTCTTCCTGGCCACCGCCAATGTCCTCGAAGCCATCCCCGAGCCGCTGCTCGACCGGATGGAGCTGGTGCGCCTGGACGGCTACACCGAGGACGAGAAGGTCGTCATCGCCCGGGACCACCTGCTGCCGCGCCAGCTGGAGCGGGCCGGTCTGGAGACCGGCGAGGTGACCCTGGAGGACGACGCGCTGCGCAAGCTGGCGGGGGAGTACACCCGCGAGGCGGGCGTACGCAACCTGGAGCGCGCCGTCGCCAGGCTGCTGCGGAAGGTCACCGCACAGCACGAACTGGGCGAGCGGGAGCTGCCGTTCACGGTCGGCGTGGACCAGCTGCGCCCGCTGATCGGGCGGCCGCACCACACCCCCGAGGCGGCACAGGACCCGGCGGAGCGGCGCACCGCGGTCCCCGGGGTGGTCACCGGACTCGCGGTCACCGGCGCCGGCGGCGACGTCCTCTATGTGGAGGCCTCGCTCGCCGATCCGGAGACCGGCGCCTCCGGGCTCCAGCTGACCGGCCAGCTCGGTGACGTGATGAAGGAGTCCGCGCACATCGCGCTGTCGTTCCTGCGCTCCCACGGCGCCGAACTGGAGCTGCCGGTCGCCGATCTGAAGGAGCGCGGTGTGCATCTGCACGTACCGGCGGGCGCCGTCCCCAAGGACGGGCCGAGCGCGGGCGTGACGATGACGACGGCGCTGGCCTCGCTGCTGTCGGGCCGGCGGGTCCGGCCGGATGTGGCGATGACCGGTGAGGTCTCGCTGACCGGGCGGGTGCTGCCGATCGGCGGCGTCAAGCAGAAGCTGCTGGCGGCGCACCGGGCCGGGATCACCACCGTCATCATTCCCCGGCGCAACGAACCGGACCTGGACGACGTACCGGCCGAGATCCTGGACTCCCTGGAGGTCCACCCGGTCGCCGATGTCCGCCAGGTGCTGGAACTGGCGCTGACCCCGGCCGCGAACGGGGCCGCCCCGGAGATGCAGGTCGCGGCCTGA